A DNA window from Chryseobacterium sp. MEBOG06 contains the following coding sequences:
- a CDS encoding lipopolysaccharide biosynthesis protein yields MSVVARQGFKYSIIGYIGFLLGTVSAIFIFPNDFEFYGKLRYILPTAEMLVPFVVLGISYSNVKFFHKVEKDGKKQNMLSLSLLTVFINFIIFTAVFFVLPFFYPKFKHSEAWKIKEMILPLILILSFCAIFNKYTSNYKRIVVSNIFDNLFPKIANLGAFCLFYYFALSQKIAFAFFFGIFALMLFGYVYYTNKLEKIQLDFNTDYFKKNDFWKDFFNYSFFGFLGTFGNYLAINSFMIGEFMGMEEVGIYSVLYALISLISIPQLGLFNISAPIINKTLADGDMEELDRFHKKTSLSLYFLGAVLFSCIMVGFPYLTQFMPKNGTMLREYEPVVWIWGSAVLVDLATGFNGNIISLSKYYRFNILVMLLLAGLTIGLNYYFIKNTDLKLIGIALSTAISLTIYNVIKILFNYIVFKVSPLTIEMIFVSIICTLAITVAIVLPNFNSNLINLVYKPSVVLVLIYIGNYFTKIFPIENYLNMKFIKSVFKFK; encoded by the coding sequence ATGAGTGTAGTAGCGAGACAAGGCTTCAAATATTCCATTATCGGTTATATTGGGTTTTTGCTGGGCACAGTTTCTGCAATATTTATTTTCCCGAATGACTTTGAATTTTACGGAAAACTCCGCTACATTCTTCCTACTGCTGAAATGCTGGTTCCTTTTGTTGTATTGGGAATCTCTTATTCTAATGTGAAGTTTTTTCACAAGGTAGAAAAAGATGGTAAAAAACAGAACATGCTGTCTTTGTCACTGCTCACTGTTTTTATTAATTTTATCATTTTCACAGCCGTCTTTTTTGTTCTGCCCTTTTTCTACCCAAAGTTTAAGCACTCGGAGGCATGGAAGATCAAGGAAATGATTCTTCCATTAATTTTAATTCTTTCTTTCTGTGCTATTTTTAATAAATACACCTCCAATTACAAAAGGATCGTAGTTTCCAATATTTTCGATAATCTTTTTCCTAAAATAGCCAATCTTGGAGCCTTCTGCCTCTTTTATTATTTTGCTTTGTCCCAGAAAATCGCATTTGCTTTTTTCTTCGGAATATTTGCATTAATGCTCTTTGGATATGTTTATTATACGAATAAGCTTGAAAAGATTCAGCTTGACTTCAATACGGATTATTTTAAGAAAAATGATTTCTGGAAAGACTTTTTCAACTACAGCTTCTTTGGATTTTTAGGAACTTTCGGAAATTATCTGGCGATCAACAGCTTTATGATCGGAGAATTTATGGGAATGGAAGAGGTAGGAATCTATTCTGTGCTGTACGCTTTGATCTCATTGATTTCCATTCCTCAGCTGGGATTGTTTAACATTTCCGCTCCTATCATCAACAAAACACTTGCTGACGGGGATATGGAAGAACTGGACAGGTTCCACAAAAAAACATCTTTATCGCTATACTTTTTAGGAGCTGTTTTATTCTCCTGTATCATGGTAGGATTTCCTTATCTGACTCAGTTTATGCCGAAAAACGGAACTATGCTCAGGGAGTATGAGCCGGTAGTATGGATCTGGGGCTCTGCTGTTTTGGTAGATCTTGCAACAGGTTTCAACGGAAATATTATTTCACTTTCAAAATATTACAGATTCAATATCCTGGTAATGCTTTTACTGGCAGGCTTAACGATTGGACTGAATTATTATTTCATTAAAAACACGGACCTGAAGCTTATTGGAATTGCCTTATCTACAGCTATTTCTCTTACCATCTACAATGTGATTAAGATCCTTTTTAATTATATTGTATTTAAAGTTTCGCCACTTACCATTGAAATGATCTTTGTTTCCATCATATGCACTCTTGCTATCACAGTAGCCATAGTACTTCCGAACTTTAACAGCAACCTGATCAATCTGGTCTATAAACCTTCCGTTGTACTTGTGCTGATCTATATTGGAAATTATTTCACAAAAATATTCCCTATTGAGAATTATCTTAATATGAAGTTTATTAAAAGTGTATTTAAGTTTAAGTAG
- a CDS encoding FkbM family methyltransferase, protein MSLYQKIAEKLQYISPNFYKKRYFKSLNNLNKDNFSERNVEPELVWIKEYLSKNAIILDIGANVGTFLYQLEDKLDHEHVYAFEPNKKLYRRLKRLFPTMRVLPLALSDENTVAEFKVPIINGKTIASRGTLNTSYKEKGEEKSYTEKVKVIKLDEWAALEHFNRLDFIKIDVEGNEIKTLLGARETIKQFLPTLMVEMEQRHHETPIWEEISEVMSWGYEAKYLNRKSFLLETLTEEIISQNTNDEKNKTQYINNIIFIPKNI, encoded by the coding sequence ATGTCTTTATACCAAAAAATTGCAGAAAAGCTACAATATATAAGTCCGAATTTCTACAAAAAAAGATATTTTAAGAGCTTAAACAATCTTAATAAAGATAATTTTTCGGAACGTAATGTAGAGCCGGAACTGGTATGGATCAAAGAATACCTTTCTAAAAATGCCATAATACTGGATATTGGTGCAAACGTAGGAACTTTTCTTTACCAGCTGGAAGATAAGTTGGATCATGAGCACGTGTATGCTTTTGAACCCAATAAAAAGCTCTACAGAAGACTAAAAAGGCTGTTCCCGACTATGCGGGTACTTCCTTTAGCACTTTCTGACGAAAATACGGTAGCCGAGTTCAAGGTTCCGATTATCAACGGAAAAACGATTGCTTCCCGTGGCACTTTAAATACCTCCTACAAGGAAAAGGGTGAAGAAAAAAGCTACACTGAAAAAGTAAAAGTTATCAAGTTAGATGAATGGGCGGCACTAGAGCACTTCAACAGATTAGATTTCATCAAGATTGATGTTGAAGGAAATGAAATAAAGACTCTTTTGGGGGCCAGAGAAACCATCAAACAGTTTCTTCCAACCCTTATGGTTGAAATGGAACAACGGCACCACGAGACACCAATATGGGAAGAAATTTCTGAAGTGATGAGTTGGGGATATGAAGCAAAATATCTGAACAGAAAAAGCTTTCTCCTGGAGACTCTTACTGAAGAAATTATCTCGCAAAACACAAACGACGAAAAAAATAAAACTCAGTACATCAACAATATTATTTTTATACCTAAAAACATTTAA
- a CDS encoding DUF2461 domain-containing protein — protein sequence MSANISSKTFDFLKKLSKNNNREWFNENKNLYTESQQNVVSFLDDLIKEMSGFDEDLAKLDGKKALFRIFRDVRFSKDKSPYKTNFGASLGMGKGNQKGGYYLHMEPGKSFLAGGIYMPESSALKEVRKEISLYGEDFLKILNHKDFKKHFPQLDQEDKLKKIPQGFEKEDPMAEYLKLKNFIVVYQIKDEEVLDKNAAKNMTKIFKLMKPFNDFLNTPFL from the coding sequence ATGTCAGCAAACATTTCTTCCAAAACATTTGATTTTCTAAAAAAGCTAAGCAAAAATAATAACCGCGAATGGTTTAATGAAAATAAAAACCTGTATACAGAATCTCAGCAAAATGTGGTTTCATTTCTGGACGATCTGATAAAAGAAATGTCCGGTTTTGATGAAGATCTTGCTAAACTTGATGGTAAAAAAGCATTATTCAGAATTTTCCGTGACGTTCGGTTTTCAAAAGATAAATCGCCTTATAAAACCAATTTCGGAGCATCCTTAGGAATGGGAAAAGGAAATCAAAAAGGAGGTTATTATCTTCATATGGAACCGGGTAAATCTTTTTTAGCCGGAGGAATCTATATGCCTGAATCTTCTGCACTAAAAGAGGTACGAAAAGAAATCTCTCTATATGGCGAGGATTTTCTTAAAATTCTAAATCATAAAGATTTTAAAAAGCACTTCCCTCAACTCGATCAGGAAGATAAACTCAAAAAAATACCTCAGGGCTTTGAAAAAGAAGATCCAATGGCTGAATATTTAAAGCTTAAGAATTTCATTGTGGTATATCAGATAAAAGACGAAGAGGTTTTGGATAAAAATGCAGCAAAGAACATGACAAAGATTTTCAAACTTATGAAACCTTTCAATGATTTCCTGAATACGCCTTTTCTATGA
- a CDS encoding ABC transporter permease encodes MNVLNLFRIAWKALLRNKLRAFLTMLGIIIGVASVIAMTAIGEGSKKSISDQLSSMGSNMITIRPSSNVNVSGGARIGASGLQTLKPQDADAISRGAPDVSYVSPAVQTNGQSINGPNNWPTQLQGVNEEYFKIRDWNNSDGSLFTKKDVSSSNKVCLLGQTVYANLFPNGESPVGSIIRFNKVPMKVIGILAAKGSNAFGQDQDDVIIAPFNTVQRRFLGITYVQTIYAASTNENTSQQATDQVSEILRKQHKLPVDGSNDDFMVRTQAELISTMSSTSQLLTVLLSAIAGISLIVGGIGIMNIMYVSVTERTKEIGLRMSIGARGKDILYQFLIEAVLISITGGILGVILGVLSSELVSFFLSWPTFITESSIIISFIVCAVTGVFFGYYPALKASKLDPIEALRYE; translated from the coding sequence ATGAATGTTTTAAATCTCTTCAGAATTGCCTGGAAAGCTCTTTTACGAAACAAACTTCGTGCATTTTTGACGATGCTGGGGATCATTATTGGGGTAGCTTCAGTAATTGCAATGACCGCTATTGGAGAAGGTTCAAAAAAAAGCATCAGTGACCAGCTTTCTTCGATGGGTTCAAATATGATCACCATACGGCCATCAAGTAACGTGAATGTTTCCGGAGGGGCCAGAATTGGCGCTTCGGGGCTACAGACGCTGAAGCCACAGGATGCTGACGCTATTTCCAGGGGTGCACCGGATGTTTCATACGTCTCCCCTGCAGTACAGACTAACGGACAGTCTATCAATGGTCCGAACAACTGGCCAACGCAGCTTCAGGGCGTTAATGAAGAATACTTTAAAATAAGAGACTGGAATAATTCTGATGGCAGTCTTTTTACTAAAAAAGATGTTTCTTCATCCAATAAAGTTTGTCTTTTGGGCCAAACTGTTTATGCCAATCTTTTTCCTAATGGTGAAAGCCCTGTAGGATCAATAATCAGATTTAATAAAGTTCCCATGAAGGTTATTGGCATTCTGGCAGCTAAAGGTTCCAATGCTTTTGGACAGGATCAGGATGATGTGATTATAGCTCCGTTTAACACCGTTCAGAGAAGATTTTTAGGAATCACCTATGTTCAGACCATTTATGCTGCTTCTACGAATGAAAATACTTCACAACAGGCGACAGATCAGGTTTCAGAAATTTTAAGAAAACAACATAAACTTCCTGTTGATGGAAGTAATGATGATTTCATGGTAAGAACTCAGGCTGAGCTTATTTCTACCATGAGTTCTACCAGCCAGCTTCTTACCGTACTATTATCTGCCATTGCCGGTATTTCCTTAATTGTAGGGGGAATCGGAATTATGAATATCATGTATGTATCCGTCACTGAGCGTACCAAGGAAATTGGACTGAGAATGTCTATCGGAGCCAGAGGAAAAGATATTCTTTATCAGTTTCTTATTGAAGCGGTACTTATCAGTATTACCGGTGGAATTCTTGGGGTAATTTTAGGTGTTCTGTCTTCAGAACTGGTTTCTTTTTTCTTGTCGTGGCCTACGTTTATCACAGAATCGTCTATTATTATTTCGTTTATCGTATGTGCTGTGACGGGAGTGTTTTTCGGATATTACCCCGCTTTGAAAGCTTCTAAGCTTGATCCTATTGAGGCATTGAGATATGAATAG
- a CDS encoding ABC transporter ATP-binding protein gives MAEKILEIIDLKREFKMGEETVHALKGVTFSVEKGEFVTVMGSSGSGKSTLLNIIGCLDKPSGGDYILDGVNIKNLDRDELAVLRNQKIGFVFQSYNLLARTTAKENVELPLLYNSKVSTEERHNRALKALAAVKLESRVDHLPNQMSGGQQQRVAIARALVNEPVMILADEATGNLDTRTSYEIMALMQDLNQQGRTIVFVTHEPDIATFSSRTVTLRDGIVIKDVKNENIKSAKDALENLPVNDDYK, from the coding sequence ATGGCAGAAAAAATTCTGGAGATCATAGATCTTAAAAGAGAGTTCAAAATGGGTGAAGAAACCGTTCACGCCTTAAAAGGGGTAACATTTTCTGTAGAAAAAGGAGAATTCGTGACAGTGATGGGAAGCAGCGGCTCAGGAAAGTCCACTTTACTCAACATTATTGGCTGTCTGGACAAACCTTCAGGTGGAGATTATATTCTGGATGGGGTGAATATCAAAAACCTTGATCGTGATGAATTAGCTGTTTTGAGAAATCAAAAGATTGGATTTGTGTTTCAGTCCTACAATCTTCTGGCCAGAACTACAGCGAAAGAAAATGTGGAACTTCCTCTTCTCTACAATTCAAAAGTTTCTACTGAAGAGCGTCACAACCGGGCTCTAAAGGCACTTGCTGCAGTAAAACTTGAAAGCAGAGTTGACCATCTTCCGAATCAGATGTCAGGCGGACAACAGCAAAGAGTTGCCATCGCCAGGGCTTTAGTAAATGAGCCTGTAATGATTCTTGCCGACGAAGCTACAGGAAATCTTGATACGAGAACTTCCTATGAAATCATGGCCCTCATGCAGGATCTTAATCAACAGGGCCGAACGATAGTTTTCGTTACCCATGAGCCCGACATTGCTACTTTCAGCAGCAGGACCGTCACTCTAAGGGATGGCATAGTCATTAAAGATGTTAAAAATGAGAATATAAAATCTGCCAAAGATGCACTGGAAAACCTTCCTGTCAATGACGATTATAAATAG
- a CDS encoding efflux RND transporter periplasmic adaptor subunit, translating to MKTKNKKWLYWVVGGIIAIGAVWFFFIREKEIKIQLETVKPEMGDLSNSITATGTVQPVDTVAVGTQVSGIIKSLYVDFNSTVKKGQLLATLDPDLLQYQSEQYKANLQNAKSNLAYNEININRQSQLYKVGAISKADFDNATNQYNAAKAQVGTVTAQLSTANKNLSLTNIYSPIDGTVLNRNVSEGQTVASSFSTPTLFSIAKDLTKMQVRASVDEADIGNVKVGQKSTFTVDAFPDEIFKGQVSEVRLHPTVSSNVVNYTTIINADNSSLKLKPGMTANITIYTQVLENVMKIPAAATSFRPDSIIIKKYKVNSPFANGKKHEKGQWKKQGKGMDKKNEAAVWIIAKDSTISRKRIKTGLDNDTEIQVISGLDKNETIITGYKVLSKKTSGGQAKSPFMPQRRSGGNNKSGGGNGGGGGPR from the coding sequence ATGAAAACAAAGAATAAAAAATGGTTGTACTGGGTTGTGGGCGGCATCATTGCTATTGGTGCAGTCTGGTTTTTCTTCATCAGAGAGAAAGAAATCAAAATACAACTGGAAACGGTGAAACCTGAGATGGGAGACCTCTCCAATTCTATCACAGCAACAGGAACTGTACAACCTGTAGATACTGTTGCTGTAGGTACGCAGGTATCAGGTATCATTAAAAGTCTTTATGTAGACTTCAATTCTACCGTCAAAAAAGGGCAACTTCTGGCTACTTTAGATCCTGACCTACTTCAGTATCAATCAGAACAGTATAAAGCTAATCTCCAAAATGCAAAGAGCAATCTTGCCTATAATGAGATCAATATTAACCGACAATCACAGCTTTACAAAGTAGGCGCCATCAGTAAAGCCGATTTTGACAATGCAACCAATCAGTATAACGCGGCGAAGGCTCAGGTAGGTACGGTAACAGCCCAGCTTTCCACGGCCAATAAAAACCTATCTCTTACGAATATCTATTCACCAATAGATGGAACGGTTCTTAACAGAAATGTAAGTGAAGGGCAGACAGTCGCTTCAAGTTTCAGCACACCTACCCTTTTCAGTATAGCCAAAGACCTTACCAAAATGCAGGTTCGCGCTTCAGTAGATGAAGCAGACATCGGGAATGTAAAAGTAGGTCAGAAATCTACCTTCACTGTAGATGCTTTCCCTGATGAAATATTTAAAGGGCAGGTTTCTGAAGTACGTCTCCATCCTACTGTTTCGTCGAATGTTGTGAATTATACAACAATTATTAATGCTGATAATTCCAGTTTAAAGCTAAAGCCTGGAATGACTGCCAATATTACTATTTATACTCAGGTTTTAGAAAATGTAATGAAAATTCCTGCGGCAGCGACAAGCTTCAGACCAGACAGTATCATTATTAAGAAATACAAGGTCAATTCACCTTTTGCTAATGGTAAAAAACATGAAAAAGGACAATGGAAAAAACAAGGAAAAGGAATGGATAAAAAGAATGAAGCAGCAGTCTGGATAATTGCTAAAGACAGTACCATCTCACGTAAAAGGATAAAAACAGGGCTGGACAATGATACGGAGATCCAAGTAATTTCCGGCCTGGATAAAAATGAAACAATCATTACCGGCTATAAAGTTCTTTCTAAAAAAACCTCCGGCGGACAGGCTAAAAGCCCTTTCATGCCGCAAAGAAGGAGTGGCGGAAACAATAAAAGCGGTGGTGGCAATGGCGGCGGCGGTGGACCGAGATAA
- a CDS encoding TolC family protein, protein MKRKFFLLTFTFMGLEIFAQSANYPASWTLENCIEYAKENNISINSLRLSKNSAEQDLLQAKDAKYPNLNGTVSQGLFALNGGNGLQLNSVQAQSIGANSSMTLYHAGYIKNNEASKNLLVQMADLSVQESQNNITINIAQAYLNILMTQENIISLEGVLKTSQTQLKQGNQFYAAGNISKLNYLQIQAQVAQDEYNLTSSQNTLRTNIVNLKQILQLPSGYDFQIVKPDSIIVDNQLKSLQEVQDLAQNQRPEVKYGELNIENSNTALKMARASIQPTLNLTGNISTNYAYGNGNYFNQLGTNFYMPIGLSLGIPIYNNRIYKTQVEKSKIAIEQANLDLLNTKTVLNQQVEQSYISLQNALSQYDSASKQMDLNKQSYDIMNAQMKIGSIDYVQLQQQRLLYIQSIQNYLQAKYTAVLNKQIYEFYAGNPINLK, encoded by the coding sequence ATGAAACGCAAATTTTTCCTTCTGACATTCACTTTTATGGGGCTCGAAATATTTGCACAGTCGGCCAATTATCCAGCCAGCTGGACGCTGGAAAATTGTATAGAGTATGCAAAAGAGAATAATATCTCTATCAATTCACTGCGACTTTCAAAAAATTCTGCCGAACAGGATCTTCTTCAGGCAAAAGATGCCAAATATCCAAATCTGAACGGAACTGTATCTCAGGGGCTTTTTGCTCTAAATGGAGGTAATGGTCTTCAACTCAACAGTGTTCAGGCACAGAGTATAGGAGCTAATTCTTCCATGACCCTCTATCATGCCGGCTACATCAAAAATAATGAAGCATCAAAAAACCTGCTGGTTCAGATGGCTGATCTTTCAGTACAGGAATCACAGAATAACATTACGATAAATATTGCTCAGGCCTATTTAAACATCCTGATGACCCAGGAAAATATAATATCCCTTGAAGGTGTTCTGAAAACAAGCCAAACCCAATTAAAACAAGGGAATCAGTTTTATGCAGCAGGGAATATTTCAAAACTAAACTACCTTCAGATCCAGGCACAGGTAGCTCAGGATGAGTATAACTTAACCTCTTCTCAAAATACTTTGCGTACCAATATTGTTAATTTAAAACAAATACTGCAGCTGCCCTCTGGCTATGATTTTCAGATTGTAAAACCCGACAGCATCATTGTGGACAATCAGCTTAAATCATTACAGGAAGTTCAGGATCTGGCACAGAATCAACGTCCCGAGGTAAAATACGGAGAACTGAATATTGAAAATTCCAATACTGCTTTAAAAATGGCCCGGGCTTCCATACAGCCTACTTTAAATCTTACCGGAAATATTTCTACCAACTATGCGTATGGAAACGGTAATTATTTTAACCAGCTAGGCACCAATTTTTACATGCCAATCGGGCTGAGTCTCGGAATTCCAATCTATAACAACAGAATTTATAAAACTCAGGTCGAAAAATCTAAAATTGCTATTGAACAGGCCAATCTGGATTTATTGAATACGAAAACCGTCCTTAACCAACAGGTTGAGCAATCCTATATCAGCCTGCAGAACGCATTGTCACAATACGACTCAGCATCCAAACAAATGGACCTCAACAAACAGAGCTACGATATCATGAATGCCCAGATGAAAATTGGCAGTATTGACTATGTACAGCTTCAGCAGCAGCGATTGCTCTATATACAGTCTATCCAAAATTATCTGCAGGCTAAATATACTGCAGTACTCAATAAACAGATCTATGAATTTTATGCAGGTAACCCTATAAATCTAAAGTAA
- a CDS encoding DEAD/DEAH box helicase, with protein MNLFTETNLSPDILKAIGELGYESPTEIQKQTIPFILSDIRDLIALAQTGTGKTAAFSLPILDMIDDTSRKIQLLVLCPTRELCLQISKDIKNYSKYMKDIKTTAVYGGSSIVDQMRSLKDKPQIIVGTPGRVIDLINRKALDFSAIHWLVLDEADEMLSMGFKDELETILRETPETKQTFLFSATMNKEVERISKNYLTKPHRISVGSINEVKKNITHEYYVVGYRQKKEALKRLIDANPNQYSIIFCRTRMETQEVADFLMQNGYAADALHGDLSQAQRDTVMKKFRLKNIDILVATDVAARGLDVNSLTHVIHFSLPDDPEVFVHRSGRTGRAGKDGISMALIKPEESRKLKQIKSATKIEINEKFIPTGEDIIKAQVGGVFEKLLTEHEDLFEFDDSLIPDLSKFTKEELVHQLLQFQLKDLALYYKDKHDLAEQKFSSRDDDYSRRDRGRDRDRDRGRDRDSRDSRDRDRGRDRDRSSKPRRKDENMVRFFFNLGKKDHLKKLDVLDIINKATGDGKSKKRAEIGDIEILEKFSFFEVEKSFKDNVLSNIQSMKFKGKDMRAEVAN; from the coding sequence ATGAATTTATTTACGGAAACCAATTTAAGTCCTGATATCCTTAAGGCAATTGGCGAACTGGGCTACGAAAGCCCAACAGAAATCCAAAAACAGACTATCCCTTTTATTCTTTCAGATATTCGCGACTTGATCGCACTTGCGCAGACAGGGACAGGCAAAACAGCAGCGTTTTCGCTTCCGATTTTGGATATGATTGACGATACGAGTCGCAAAATCCAATTATTGGTGCTTTGTCCGACACGGGAATTATGTCTTCAGATTTCGAAAGACATAAAGAACTACTCTAAGTACATGAAAGACATCAAAACTACTGCGGTTTATGGTGGAAGTAGCATTGTAGATCAAATGAGATCTTTGAAGGATAAGCCTCAGATTATTGTAGGAACTCCAGGAAGAGTAATCGATCTTATCAACAGAAAAGCGCTTGACTTTTCTGCCATCCATTGGTTGGTATTAGATGAAGCAGATGAAATGCTTTCTATGGGATTCAAGGATGAATTGGAAACCATTTTGAGAGAAACTCCGGAAACAAAACAAACTTTCTTATTCTCGGCTACGATGAACAAGGAAGTGGAAAGAATTTCCAAAAACTACCTTACAAAACCACACCGTATTTCAGTAGGTTCTATCAACGAAGTGAAGAAGAACATTACGCACGAATATTACGTGGTAGGGTACCGTCAGAAAAAAGAAGCATTGAAGAGACTTATCGATGCAAACCCTAATCAGTACTCCATTATCTTCTGTAGAACGAGAATGGAAACTCAGGAGGTTGCTGACTTCTTGATGCAGAATGGGTACGCAGCTGATGCTCTTCACGGAGATCTTTCTCAAGCGCAGAGAGATACCGTAATGAAGAAGTTCAGACTGAAGAACATTGATATTCTTGTAGCAACAGACGTTGCAGCAAGAGGATTGGATGTAAACTCTCTTACTCACGTTATCCATTTTTCTTTACCTGATGATCCTGAAGTATTCGTTCACAGAAGCGGAAGAACAGGTAGAGCAGGAAAAGATGGTATTTCAATGGCTTTGATTAAGCCTGAAGAAAGTAGAAAACTGAAGCAGATCAAGTCTGCAACGAAGATCGAAATCAATGAGAAATTCATTCCTACAGGAGAAGATATTATCAAAGCTCAGGTAGGTGGTGTTTTCGAAAAGTTATTAACAGAGCATGAAGATCTTTTCGAGTTTGATGATAGCCTGATCCCGGATCTAAGTAAGTTTACAAAGGAAGAATTGGTGCACCAGTTGCTACAGTTCCAATTGAAAGATCTTGCTTTATACTACAAAGACAAACATGATCTTGCTGAGCAGAAATTCAGCAGCAGAGATGATGATTACTCTAGAAGAGACCGTGGACGTGATAGAGACAGAGATAGAGGTCGTGACAGAGACAGTAGAGATAGCAGAGACAGAGATCGTGGAAGAGACAGAGATCGTAGTTCTAAGCCAAGAAGAAAAGATGAAAACATGGTTAGATTCTTCTTCAACCTTGGAAAGAAAGATCACTTGAAGAAACTTGATGTTTTAGATATTATCAACAAAGCTACTGGTGATGGGAAATCCAAAAAAAGAGCTGAGATCGGTGATATCGAAATCTTAGAGAAATTCTCTTTCTTCGAAGTTGAAAAATCGTTTAAAGACAATGTCTTAAGCAATATTCAATCAATGAAATTTAAAGGAAAAGATATGAGAGCTGAAGTAGCTAACTAA
- a CDS encoding DUF47 domain-containing protein — MGIGNIFHAFQPKDKIFFVLFEKVTENLVAMSEEFNTGIKDFDLNDDSMLKKMSDFEHKNDELTHEIFVELGKNFITPFDREDIHTLATGLDDIADYIYASTKYIFLYKSPEMKAYSDFSLLIHKACLEIQNAMKNLKGFKNMEQVKEACIKVNSIENIADDLLSNSMVELFETNDAINIIKISSVLNYLEIVTDKAEDVANTIENIMIKYA; from the coding sequence ATGGGAATTGGTAATATTTTCCACGCTTTTCAACCAAAAGATAAAATCTTCTTTGTACTTTTTGAAAAGGTAACTGAAAATCTAGTTGCAATGTCTGAGGAATTCAATACAGGAATCAAAGATTTCGATCTTAATGACGATTCTATGTTGAAAAAAATGAGTGATTTTGAACATAAAAATGATGAGCTTACGCACGAGATCTTTGTTGAACTGGGGAAAAACTTCATTACACCTTTCGATCGTGAGGATATTCATACACTGGCAACAGGGTTAGATGATATCGCCGATTATATCTACGCTTCTACAAAATATATCTTCTTATACAAATCTCCGGAGATGAAGGCTTATTCAGACTTCTCTTTACTGATCCACAAAGCGTGTCTGGAAATTCAGAATGCAATGAAGAATCTTAAAGGATTCAAAAACATGGAGCAGGTAAAAGAAGCTTGTATCAAGGTAAACTCTATTGAAAATATTGCAGATGACCTGCTTTCCAACTCAATGGTAGAATTATTTGAAACCAATGATGCCATCAATATCATTAAAATTTCATCTGTACTTAATTATCTTGAAATAGTAACAGACAAAGCAGAAGATGTTGCCAACACGATTGAGAACATCATGATTAAATACGCCTAA